In Elaeis guineensis isolate ETL-2024a chromosome 1, EG11, whole genome shotgun sequence, a genomic segment contains:
- the LOC105039367 gene encoding LOW QUALITY PROTEIN: probable protein phosphatase 2C 44 (The sequence of the model RefSeq protein was modified relative to this genomic sequence to represent the inferred CDS: inserted 2 bases in 2 codons): MEKQIFHPCCSSATNSGSSTRKRSEFLNIIKSAACLHSSSADTGKGRSKMSSNKVTHGFNLVEGKSGHEMEDYHVAEYRCENGHELGLFAIFDGHLGDGXPSYLKHNLFNNILREPVXWRDPEAAIKHAYCSTNKYILENSTKLGPGGSTAVTAIVIDGKDLWIANIGDSRAVLCERGAANQLTVDHEPDVERKRIEQQGGFVTIFPGDVPRVNGQLAVARAFGDQSLKAHLSSEPDVRHVPIDPTIEFVILASDGLWKVMKNQEAIDCVRSIKDPQAAAKRLTGEALARKSKDDISCIVIRFRC, translated from the exons ATGGAGAAGCAAATATTCCACCCCTGCTGTTCCTCAGCCACCAACAGCGGCAGCAGCACCAGGAAAAGGTCCGAGTTCCTAAACATCATCAAG AGTGCTGCATGTCTTCATTCATCATCAGCTGATACTGGGAAAGGGCGGAGCAAGATGTCAAGTAACAAAGTGACACATGGTTTCAACTTGGTTGAAGGGAAATCAGGTCATGAGATGGAAGATTATCATGTGGCAGAGTATAGATGTGAAAATGGTCATGAGCTTGGCCTATTTGCTATTTTCGATGGCCATTTGGGGGATG GTCCGAGTTATTTAAAACATAACCTCTTCAACAACATACTTAGAGAG CCTG TTTGGAGGGACCCTGAAGCTGCAATAAAACATGCCTACTGCTCCACAAACAAGTATATTCTTGAAAACTCAACGAAACTGGGACCTGGGGGTTCCACAGCAGTTACAGCAATTGTTATTGATGGCAAAGACTTGTGGATTGCAAACATAGGTGACTCCAGAGCTGTCTTGTGTGAAAGAGGTGCTGCTAATCAACTCACTGTTGACCATGAACCAGATGTTGAACGAAAAAGGATTGAACAGCAAGGTGGTTTCGTAACAATTTTTCCTG GTGATGTTCCTCGTGTTAATGGCCAACTTGCAGTTGCACGTGCATTTGGTGACCAAAGTCTCAAGGCACATTTAAGTTCAGAACCTGATGTAAGACATGTGCCAATTGATCCGACTATAGAGTTTGTCATACTCGCAAGTGATGGATTATGGAAG GTAATGAAAAATCAAGAGGCCATTGACTGCGTGCGATCCATCAAGGATCCACAAGCTGCAGCAAAGCGTTTGACGGGAGAGGCGCTGGCAAGGAAAAGCAAAGATGACATCTCTTGTATCGTTATTCGTTTCAGATGCTGA
- the LOC105039368 gene encoding LOW QUALITY PROTEIN: chitinase-like protein 1 (The sequence of the model RefSeq protein was modified relative to this genomic sequence to represent the inferred CDS: inserted 1 base in 1 codon) — protein MAAKKVSSAIPMAISMLVFVLGVGVVAAKSKXEKLCTKGWECKASVYCCNQTISDLFQVYQFENLFSKRNTPVAHAVGFWDYQSFITASTAYQPQGFGTTGGKQMQMKEVAAFLGHVGSKTSCGYGVATGGPLAWGLCYNRELSPSKSYCEDSYVYPCTPGVEYYGRGALPVYWNYNYGTVGKELKVDLLSHPEYLEQNATLAFQAAMWRWMTPIKKKQPSAHDVFVGNWKPTKNDTLAKRLPGFGTTMNVLYGDLVCGQGSADSMNNIISHYQYYLDLMGVGRELSGDNLDCAEQQAFNPSAEKSSSS, from the exons aTGGCGGCGAAGAAGGTGTCGTCGGCCATCCCAATGGCGATATCGATGCTAGTGTTTGTTCTGGGTGTAGGCGTGGTCGCCGCGAAGTCGA AAGAGAAGCTCTGCACCAAGGGGTGGGAGTGCAAGGCCAGCGTGTACTGCTGCAACCAGACCATCAGCGATCTATTCCAGGTTTACCAGTTTGAGAACCTCTTTAGCAAGCGCAACACCCCCGTCGCCCATGCCGTCGGCTTCTGGGACTACCAATCCTTCATCACCGCCTCCACCGCCTACCAGCCCCAAGGCTTCGGCACCACCGGCGGCAAGCAGATGCAGATGAAGGAAGTCGCTGCCTTCCTTGGCCACGTCGGCAGCAAGACATCAT GTGGCTATGGTGTTGCAACTGGTGGTCCACTTGCGTGGGGGTTGTGCTATAACCGTGAACTGAGCCCGAGTAAGTCCTACTGTGAAGATAGTTACGTTTATCCTTGCACCCCTGGAGTCGAATACTATGGCCGCGGTGCCCTGCCAGTTTACTG GAACTACAACTACGGAACCGTCGGTAAAGAGCTCAAGGTCGATCTCTTAAGCCATCCGGAATATCTTGAACAGAATGCAACCCTGGCCTTCCAAGCTGCCATGTGGAGGTGGATGACCCCAATAAAAAAGAAGCAGCCTTCAGCTCATGATGTGTTTGTTGGCAACTGGAAGCCCACCAAAAATGACACCCTAGCTAAAAGACTCCCTGGCTTCGGGACTACCATGAATGTTCTCTACGGGGACTTGGTTTGTGGTCAGGGCTCTGCTGATTCCATGAACAACATCATATCCCACTATCAATATTACCTTGACTTGATGGGCGTAGGCCGGGAGTTATCTGGCGATAATTTGGATTGCGCCGAGCAACAGGCCTTCAATCCATCTGCCGAAAAAAGTTCTAGTTCCTGA